AATTCTTTAGAGCTGCTCGGTCTCGGCGTAGTCCTGGTTGTCGTCCAGGTCGTAACCACCGGCGTCCGCGGTCCAGGTACCGGTAGCGGCGTCGTAGCCGGCGACCTCGGACGGATCGAACGTGGCCGGGCTGTCCTTGAGCGAGAGACCCAGCTGGTGCAGCTTGATCTTCACCTCGTCGATGGACTTCTGGCCGAAGTTACGGATGTCCAGCAGGTCGGACTCCGTGCGGGCGACGAGCTCGCCCACCGTGTGCACACCCTCGCGCTTGAGGCAGTTGTACGAACGGACGGTCAGGTCCAGATCGTCGATCGGCAGCGCGAAGCTGGCGATGTGGTCTGCCTCGGCCGGCGACGGGCCGATCTCGATGCCCTCGGCCTCGACGTTGAGTTCCCGTGCCAGACCGAACAGTTCGACCAGGGTCTTGCCGGCCGACGCCAGGGCGTCGCGCGGGCTGATCGAGTTCTTGGTCTCGACATCGAGGATCAGCTTGTCGAAGTCGGTGCGCTGCTCGACGCGGGTGGCCTCGACCTTGTAGGTCACCTTCAGCACGGGGCTGTAGATGGAATCGACCGGGATACGGCCGATCTCGGCACCCGAGGCCTTGTTCTGGACGGCGGGAACGTAGCCACGGCCACGCTCGACGACGAGCTCGACCTCCAGCTTGCCCTTGTCGTTCAGCGTCGCGATGTGCATGTCCGGGTTGTGCACGGTCACGCCGGCCGGCGGAACGATGTCGCCTGCGGTGACCGCACCCGGGCCCTGCTTGCGCAGGTACATGGTGACGGGCTCATCCTCTTCGGAGGACACGACCAGACCCTTGAGGTTCAGGATGATGTCGGTGACGTCTTCCTTCACCCCGGGGACGGTGGTGAACTCGTGCAGCACACCATCGATGCGGATGCTCGTGACCGCTGCGCCCGGGATGGACGACAGCAGCGTGCGCCGCAGCGAGTTACCCAGCGTGTAACCGAAACCGGGCTCCAGGGGCTCGATGACGAACTTGGAGCGGTTGTCGGCGAGGGTTTCCTCGGCCAGTGTGGGTCGCTGAGAGATCAGCATGGTGTTTCTTCTCCTTCTCGGCACCCGCTATTTGATGCCGTCTGGGTACCTACCGGTCGGATGACCGGTAAGTCATTACTTCGAGTAGAACTCGACGATGAGCTGTTCGGTGAGCGGCACCTGGATCTGGGCGCGCTCCGGCAGCTGGTGCACGAGGATGCGCTGACGCTCCCCGACGACCTGCAGCCACGACGGGATCGGGCGCTCACCCGCGGTCTGCCGAGCAACCTCGAACGGCAGGGTGTTGAGCGACTTCTCCTTGACGTCGATGATGTCGTACTGCGACACCCGGTAGCTCGGGATGTTCACCTTGACACCGTTGACGGTGAAGTGGCCGTGGCTGACCAGCTGGCGGGCCATCCGGCGGGTGCGCGCCAGGCCGGCGCGGTACACCACGTTGTCCAGACGGCTCTCCAGGATCTGGAGCAGGTTCTCGCCGGTCTTACCCGACTGGCGGTTGGCCTCTTCGTAGTACTTGCGGAACTGCTTCTCCAGCACGCCGTAGGTGAAGCGAGCCTTCTGCTTCTCCTGCAGCTGAGTGCGGTATTCGCTCTCCTTGATCCGCGCACGGCCATGCTGACCGGGCGGGTAGGGGCGCTTCTCGAACGACTGATCGCCGCCGACCAGGTCGACGCCGAGACGACGCGACTTGCGGGTGGCGGGGCCGGTGTAACGTGCCATTTTCTAGATCCTCCCTAGACCCGGCGCCGCTTGGGCGGACGGCAGCCGTTGTGCGGCTGCGGAGTGACGTCGGAAATCGCGCCCACCTCGAGGCCGGCGGCCTGCAGCGAGCGGATGGCGGTCTCGCGGCCCGAACCCGGACCCTTCACGAACACGTCGACCTTCTTGACACCGTGCTCCTGCGCCTTGCGGGCAGCGTTCTCGGCGGCCAGCTGTGCGGCGAACGGGGTCGACTTACGCGAACCCTTGAAGCCGACATGACCCGACGACGCCCAGGCGATGACGTTGCCCTGGGGATCGGTGATCGAGACGATGGTGTTGTTGAACGTGCTCTTGATGTGAGCGGCGCCGTGCGGGACGTTCTTCTTTTCCCGGCGACGGGTGGTCTTACCGCGCTTGGCGCCCGCGGCCTTCTTCGGTGGTGCCATCGGGGTTACCTAGCCTTCTTCTTGCCGGCGATGGTGCGCTTGGGGCCCTTGCGGGTACGCGCGTTGGTCTTGGTCCGCTGGCCGCGCACCGGCAGGCCACGGCGGTGCCGCAGGCCCTGGTAGCAGCCGATCTCGATCTTCCGGCGAATGTCGGCCTGCACCTCGCGGCGCAGGTCACCCTCAACCTTGAGGTTGCCTTCGATGTAGTCGCGCAGCACGGTCACCTGATCGTCGGTCAGGTCCTTGGTGCGCATGTTCTTGTCGATGCCCGTCGCGGCGAGAATCTCGTTCGAACGGGTACGGCCGATGCCGTAGATGTAGGTCAGCGCGATCTCCATGCGCTTGTCGCGCGGAAGATCAACGCCCACGAGCCGTGCCATGTGGCGGTTTCCTTTTTCTCTGCGGAGGTCTGGTCCCAGCCCGTTCCCACCAGCCCCTAAGGGCTCTGAGGGGTCCGGCCTCCGTACCGGACGTGGATACTCGCTTTCGCTCGCATCTCGGGTGAACGGCCTATCCGTTCAGTGGTGCTGGGAGTTCATCATTCAGTTGTTGCGATCCGTCCGAAGACGGATGCTCAGCCCTGGCGCTGCTTGTGGCGCGGATCGCTGCAGATCACCATGACCCGCCCATGCCGGCGGATCACCCTGCACTTATCGCAGATGGGCTTGACGCTCGGGTTCACCTTCACGGCTTTTTCGATCCTTCTGGCTCTGTTGGTGACGCGCACGTACGCACGTCACCGGTTCTCGTCGTTACTGGTCGGGCTTCTATCGGGTCACTTGTACCGGTACACGATGCGGCCCCGGGACAGGTCGTAGGGAGAGAGCTCCACCACTACCCGGTCCTCGGGCAGGATGCGGATGTAGTGCTGCCGCATCTTGCCGCTGATGTGGGCCAGGACCTTGTGTCCGTTCTCCAGCTCAATGCGAAACATCGCATTGGGCAGAGGTTCGACCACGCGACCCTCGACCTCGATGGCACCGTCTTTCTTGGCCATGCTGTTCGGCGATCCTTGCTTTCGTTTCGTAGCTTCATTAGTCGCAATGCAGCCCGTCGTGATGCTGCCGGCGACCAACTTCAAGACGTGAGCCGGATCCAGACGAAATTGCAGAAATTCAGCAGTTCCAAGACGGGGCACGCAAAAAGTCGGCACGATAGCCGCACCGTTGGTCCACAATACCCGCTCAACGGCCTGCGCCAAAATCACGGCTGAACAGGTCCGGCCGCCCGACCGTACGCCGAAGATTGGTGCGCGGCACAGGCCGGGATCAAGCGACAATGGTACGGACCGATCCGCGCTCCGAGAACGGAGACCACCAGCACGTGATGGCTGTGTACCTGGCCGCGTTCGTCGTCGGCGGCATCGCCGTACTGGCCGCCCTCCTGCTCGCCGATGTCGGGCACGGGGACGGCATGCCGTTCCTGAGTCTGACCAGCCTGTCGGTGGCCCTGCTCGGCGCCGGAACCGGGGGCCTGGTCGGCACCTGGTTCGGGATGGGCGCCATGTGGGCCGCCGGCCTGGCCGCCGCCTGCGCCATCGTGCTGGTGTTCGCCCTCAACGGCCTGCTGCTGCCCTACATGCGTCGCCAGCAGTCCAACTCCCACCGGAGCCGGTCCTCCTACGTCGGTCTGCTCGGCACCGTCACCCTCGAGGTCCCGCCGGGCGGCTGGGGCGAGGTCTCCTTCGTCGACCCCGACGGCAACCGGGTCTTCTCCCGCGCCAAGAGCGACGAGGCCGCGGCGCTGCCGAAGGCCACCCGCGTCTACATCGCCGACATCGACCCGGACTTCGTCCATGTCGTCGCAGTTCCAGAGACCTGAGCCGTCCCAGAAACCTGAGTACCCGAGCACCCGAACCTTCAGAAAGGCACCACCGTGTCCCTGCTGCTCATCGTCGTCCTCGCTGCCATCGCCGCCATCCTGATCCTGGTGGTGCTGCCGATGGTGTACGTCAAGAACTACATCAAGGTCCCGCCCAACGAGGTGGCGGTGTTCACCGGCCGCGGCACACCCAAGGTGGTGCGTGGCGGGGCCCGGTTCCGGATGCCCGGCATCGAACGGGTCGACATCATGAGCCTGGAACCGTTCAACGTCAGCATCAACCTGCAGAACGCGCTGTCCAACAACGGGGTGCCGGTCAACGTCGAGGCCGTCGGCCTGGTCCGCATCGGCTCGGCTGACGAGGCCGTGCAGACCGCGGTGCAGCGCTTCCTGACCTCCGACCTCAACGAGTTGCAGCGGCAGATCAACGAGATCCTGGCCGGCAGCCTGCGCGGCATCACGGCGACCATGACGGTCGAGGACCTCAACTCCAACCGCGACAGCCTGGCCCGCAGTGTGGTCGAGGAGGCCGGCGGCGACCTGGCCCGCATCGGCATGGAGGTCGACGTCCTCAAGATCGCCGGCATCTCCGATGCCAACGACTACCTGAAGTCGCTCGGCCAGCGCCGCATCGCCGAGGTCAAGCGCGACGCGACGGTCGGCACCGCCGAGGCAGAACGTGACGCCCAGATCCAGTCGGCCAAGGCCCGCCAGGAGGGATCGATCGCGCAGGCCGAGGCCGACACCGCGATCGCCACCGCCAACCAGAAGCGCGACGTCGAGCTGGCCCGCCTGCGCGCGCAGACCGAGGCCGAGAACGCCCAGGCCGACCAGGCCGGACCGCTGGCCAATGCCCGCGCCCAGAAGGACGTCGGCATCGCGATCGAACAGGCCGAGGCGGCCCGCGTGCAGGCCCGCATCGAGGTGGAGCAGCGCCGCGCCGAGCAGGCACAGGCCGCGCTGCAGGCCGACGTGATCGCGCCCGCCGAGGCGAAACGACAGGCCGACGTCGCGATCGCCGAGGGCCAGCGCCAGTCGTCGATCCTGGCCGCCGAGGCCGCGGCCGAGACCGAGCGGCGCAAGGGCCAGGCCGAGGCCGACGCCCGTAAGGCCGCCGCTGACGCGCTGCGGGTCGAGAAGCAGGCCGAGGCCGACAGCTTGCAGGCCAAACTGGTCGCCGAGGCCGCAGGCAAGAAGGAGCTGGCCGATGCCCTGCGCGTCGAGCAGCAGGCCGAGGCCGCCGGCATCGAGGCCAAGCTGCTGGCCGAGGCGAACGGCAAGAAAGAGATCGCCGCGGCGCTCAACGGCTACTCGGCCGAGGCGGCGCGCCTGCTGATGCTGCCCGACGTGCTGGCTTCCGTGGTCAAGGCGACCGAGGCGGCGGCCGCCCCGCTCGCCGAGATCGACCGGCTGTCGATCATCGGCGGGGCGAACGACACCCAGGGCGCGGTGGGCGGCCTGCTCGGCATCAGCCCGCTGGCGGTGGCCAACATTCTGGAGTCGCTGAAGGCCTCCGGTATCGATGTGGCATCCATGCTTCAGGGCTCCAATGCGACCAATGGGGACAGCCAGCACCCGAGCTGAGAAAACTGCTGGCGGCGGGGCGCATAATTGGTGGCGATGACTGGCCCCGCCTCCCAGCCCCGTAAACCCGTAATCCTGACCGTCGACGACGATCCCGCGGTGTCGCGCGCCGTCGCCCGGGATCTGCGCCGCCACTACGGCGAGCGCTACCGAATCGTGCGTGCCGAATCCGGCCCGGACGCCCTCGAAACCCTCAACGAGCTGAAGCTGCGCGGCGACACCGTCGCGGTGTTCGTCGCCGACTACCGGATGCCGCAGATGAGCGGCATCGAGTTCCTCGAATCGGCCATGGACCTCTACCCCATGGCCCGGCGGGTGCTGCTGACGGCGTACGCCGACACCACCGCGGCCATCGACGCCATCAACGTCGTCGACCTCGACCACTACCTGCTCAAGCCGTGGGATCCGCCCGAGGAGAAGCTCTACCCGGTGGTCGACGGGCTGCTGGAGGCCTGGCACGCCGTCGGTGACCGGGCCATCCCGCACACCAAGGTGATCGGACATCAGTGGAGTTCGCGGTCCTGGGAGGTGCGCCAGTTCCTGGCCCGCAACCAGCACACGTTCCGCGCGTTCACCACCGACGAGCCCATGGGCCGTCAGCTTCTGGACGCCGCGGGCCTCGACGGCCTGCAGCTGCCGGTGGTGATCACCGAGGGTGGCGAGACGCTGGTCGAACCCAGTGACGGCGAGCTGGCCGACATGCTGGGATTGTCGACCACCCCGTCGCTGACGATGTATGACCTCGCGGTGATCGGCGGCGGACCGGCAGGTCTGGCCGCCGCGGTGTACGGGGCCTCCGAGGGGCTGCGGACGGTGCTGATCGAGGGCACCACCACCGGCGGGCAGGCCGGTCGCAGTTCGCGGATCGAGAACTACCTGGGCTTCCCGACCGGAGTGTCGGGGGCCGAGCTGGCCACCTCGGCCCGGCGACAGGCCGAGCGGTTCGGCGCCGAGGTGATCACCACCCGCGAAGCCGTCGCCCTCGACGTCGCGGGTGCCGCCCGCACCATCACCTTCGCCGACGGCGAGACCATCGGTGCCCGCGCGGTCATCCTGGCCACCGGCGTCGAGTACCGCCAGCTCCCGGTTCCGGGATGCTGGGCAGACCCCGACAATCCGAACAACTACGTCGGCCGCGGCGTGTACTACGGCGCATCGGTGTCGGACGCGTCCGAATGTCGCGGCGAGGACGTGTACATCGTGGGCGGCGCCAACTCGGCCGGGCAGGCCGCGATGTTCATGTCGCGTGAGGCCAAGTCCGTGACGCTGCTGGTGCGCGGCCCGTCGCTGGAAGCCTCGATGTCGTACTACCTGATCCAGCAGATCGAACAGACACCCAACATCTTCGTGCGCACCTGCACCGAGGTGGTCAGCGCCATCGGAGAGGACGACCACCTGGTCGGCCTGGAGCTGGTGAACCGGCAGACCGGCGAGCACGAGGAAGTGCGCGCGACGCGCCTGTGCTGCTTCATCGGAGCCACGCCGCGCACCGAGTGGCTCGACGGTGTGGTGGCCCGCGACGACCACGGATTCATCCTGGCCGGACCGGATCTGCGCGACGTGTGCGGCTGGGGCCTGGAACGTCCGCCGCACCACCTGGAAACAAGTGTGCCCGGTGTGTTTGTTGCAGGGGATGTGCGTGCCGAGTCCGCCAAACGGGTGGCTGCCGCCGTCGGCGAAGGGTCGATGGCCGTGATGCTCGTGCACCGGTACCTGGCCGAAGCGTGAGGAGCAGCTGAAGATGGGCGAGACGTGCGTGCGGGACGAATTGCGGACGCTGTTCCTGTTCGAGCACTTGTCCGACCCGCAACTCGACACGTTGTGTCAGGCCGGCAGCATCGAGAGATTTCCGGCAGGCCCGATCGTCACCGAGGGCGATCCGGCCACGTGCTTCTACGTGATGCTCGACGGCGAGTTGGTGATGTCGAAGCGCTCCGGCGGCGTCGACATCCAGACCAACCGCACCTCGATGCGCGGCGTGTACTTCGGCGCCTGGTCGGCCTACATCCCCGGTGAGGAGCACATCTACGAGGCGTCGGTGCGGCTGACGAAACCGTCACGGGTGTTCGTGCTGGACGCCAACGCGTTCGCCGGGTTCATGCAGTCTCAGTTCCCGATGGCCGTGCACCTGCTGGAGGGCCACAAGGTCGGCGGCAGGCGCCAGAGCCAGATCATCGGTCAGCGCGAGAAGCTGCTGGCCCTCGGCAACATCAC
Above is a window of Mycolicibacterium boenickei DNA encoding:
- the rpsD gene encoding 30S ribosomal protein S4, with translation MARYTGPATRKSRRLGVDLVGGDQSFEKRPYPPGQHGRARIKESEYRTQLQEKQKARFTYGVLEKQFRKYYEEANRQSGKTGENLLQILESRLDNVVYRAGLARTRRMARQLVSHGHFTVNGVKVNIPSYRVSQYDIIDVKEKSLNTLPFEVARQTAGERPIPSWLQVVGERQRILVHQLPERAQIQVPLTEQLIVEFYSK
- the rpmJ gene encoding 50S ribosomal protein L36 translates to MKVNPSVKPICDKCRVIRRHGRVMVICSDPRHKQRQG
- a CDS encoding flotillin family protein; translation: MSLLLIVVLAAIAAILILVVLPMVYVKNYIKVPPNEVAVFTGRGTPKVVRGGARFRMPGIERVDIMSLEPFNVSINLQNALSNNGVPVNVEAVGLVRIGSADEAVQTAVQRFLTSDLNELQRQINEILAGSLRGITATMTVEDLNSNRDSLARSVVEEAGGDLARIGMEVDVLKIAGISDANDYLKSLGQRRIAEVKRDATVGTAEAERDAQIQSAKARQEGSIAQAEADTAIATANQKRDVELARLRAQTEAENAQADQAGPLANARAQKDVGIAIEQAEAARVQARIEVEQRRAEQAQAALQADVIAPAEAKRQADVAIAEGQRQSSILAAEAAAETERRKGQAEADARKAAADALRVEKQAEADSLQAKLVAEAAGKKELADALRVEQQAEAAGIEAKLLAEANGKKEIAAALNGYSAEAARLLMLPDVLASVVKATEAAAAPLAEIDRLSIIGGANDTQGAVGGLLGISPLAVANILESLKASGIDVASMLQGSNATNGDSQHPS
- the rpsK gene encoding 30S ribosomal protein S11, coding for MAPPKKAAGAKRGKTTRRREKKNVPHGAAHIKSTFNNTIVSITDPQGNVIAWASSGHVGFKGSRKSTPFAAQLAAENAARKAQEHGVKKVDVFVKGPGSGRETAIRSLQAAGLEVGAISDVTPQPHNGCRPPKRRRV
- a CDS encoding FAD-dependent oxidoreductase codes for the protein MTGPASQPRKPVILTVDDDPAVSRAVARDLRRHYGERYRIVRAESGPDALETLNELKLRGDTVAVFVADYRMPQMSGIEFLESAMDLYPMARRVLLTAYADTTAAIDAINVVDLDHYLLKPWDPPEEKLYPVVDGLLEAWHAVGDRAIPHTKVIGHQWSSRSWEVRQFLARNQHTFRAFTTDEPMGRQLLDAAGLDGLQLPVVITEGGETLVEPSDGELADMLGLSTTPSLTMYDLAVIGGGPAGLAAAVYGASEGLRTVLIEGTTTGGQAGRSSRIENYLGFPTGVSGAELATSARRQAERFGAEVITTREAVALDVAGAARTITFADGETIGARAVILATGVEYRQLPVPGCWADPDNPNNYVGRGVYYGASVSDASECRGEDVYIVGGANSAGQAAMFMSREAKSVTLLVRGPSLEASMSYYLIQQIEQTPNIFVRTCTEVVSAIGEDDHLVGLELVNRQTGEHEEVRATRLCCFIGATPRTEWLDGVVARDDHGFILAGPDLRDVCGWGLERPPHHLETSVPGVFVAGDVRAESAKRVAAAVGEGSMAVMLVHRYLAEA
- a CDS encoding DNA-directed RNA polymerase subunit alpha codes for the protein MLISQRPTLAEETLADNRSKFVIEPLEPGFGYTLGNSLRRTLLSSIPGAAVTSIRIDGVLHEFTTVPGVKEDVTDIILNLKGLVVSSEEDEPVTMYLRKQGPGAVTAGDIVPPAGVTVHNPDMHIATLNDKGKLEVELVVERGRGYVPAVQNKASGAEIGRIPVDSIYSPVLKVTYKVEATRVEQRTDFDKLILDVETKNSISPRDALASAGKTLVELFGLARELNVEAEGIEIGPSPAEADHIASFALPIDDLDLTVRSYNCLKREGVHTVGELVARTESDLLDIRNFGQKSIDEVKIKLHQLGLSLKDSPATFDPSEVAGYDAATGTWTADAGGYDLDDNQDYAETEQL
- the infA gene encoding translation initiation factor IF-1; the protein is MAKKDGAIEVEGRVVEPLPNAMFRIELENGHKVLAHISGKMRQHYIRILPEDRVVVELSPYDLSRGRIVYRYK
- the rpsM gene encoding 30S ribosomal protein S13, with translation MARLVGVDLPRDKRMEIALTYIYGIGRTRSNEILAATGIDKNMRTKDLTDDQVTVLRDYIEGNLKVEGDLRREVQADIRRKIEIGCYQGLRHRRGLPVRGQRTKTNARTRKGPKRTIAGKKKAR